The following are from one region of the Stanieria cyanosphaera PCC 7437 genome:
- a CDS encoding mechanosensitive ion channel family protein, with amino-acid sequence MQKQKLFNHFSKIILSLLFFLLVLTVPSQAQPNFNNWSSAPIITDSWQIFQSNEVTTKTAPVVLDGRELFRVSASGGYAAIERADWIATQLQVAVDSNKSSELTIETRNQLPVIFLNGEQLLTVTNQDSFKGAILQERAQFWSEKIQQAIEQAQLERTSNYLQQQLSVSFFILLIALILSRFIKQLETYPVREAIQRIIPGIAKRNRTKSSNLTTLYRLKLGLIQFILWVSVFLIITEFFPLLRSWRYKFLNLLIGSMTNSWFNLGDKSYSFLNLLILTALFWGLIILSGNLTTLLRTRILQATRMNRGSQEVISTILKYSLISIGTIVLLQIWGLNLSSLALIGSALGVGIGFGFQEIAKNFASGLVLLFERSVQVGDFIQVGQHLGTVERIGARSIVLKTLDKISIIVPNSRLLADEVTNWSHDNPASRLHLPVGVAYGSDVEKVKTALLRVAEEHPEVLRYPQPQVFFNSFGESWLDFELLVWTSDPSRQVRLKSDLYFQIEKIFKQQEIKIPFPQRDLHLQNANLPITLSPQLENYLLHFLKSFASQQSRNGKR; translated from the coding sequence GTGCAAAAACAAAAATTATTTAATCACTTCAGTAAGATAATCTTGAGTCTTTTGTTCTTTTTATTGGTTTTAACTGTTCCTAGTCAAGCTCAACCCAACTTTAATAACTGGTCTTCTGCTCCCATCATCACTGATAGTTGGCAAATTTTTCAATCAAACGAAGTCACGACAAAAACAGCACCAGTAGTTTTAGATGGTAGAGAGTTATTTCGAGTCAGTGCTTCAGGTGGTTATGCTGCGATTGAAAGAGCAGATTGGATTGCTACCCAGTTGCAAGTTGCAGTCGACTCCAATAAGTCATCCGAATTAACAATTGAGACACGTAATCAATTACCAGTAATTTTTTTAAATGGTGAACAGCTTTTGACTGTAACCAATCAAGATAGTTTCAAAGGAGCAATTTTACAAGAAAGAGCGCAATTTTGGAGTGAAAAAATTCAACAAGCTATTGAACAAGCTCAACTAGAAAGAACGAGTAACTATCTTCAGCAACAATTGAGTGTTTCTTTTTTTATTTTATTAATAGCTTTAATTTTATCTCGTTTTATTAAACAATTAGAAACTTACCCTGTTCGAGAAGCAATCCAAAGAATTATTCCTGGAATAGCTAAAAGAAATAGAACCAAATCTTCAAATCTCACTACTTTATATCGTCTTAAATTAGGTTTAATTCAATTTATTTTGTGGGTTTCGGTCTTTTTGATAATTACAGAATTTTTTCCCTTATTAAGAAGTTGGCGATATAAATTTCTCAACTTACTAATAGGAAGTATGACTAATTCTTGGTTTAATCTAGGAGATAAATCTTACTCGTTTTTAAATTTATTAATTCTAACTGCTTTATTTTGGGGATTAATCATTCTTTCAGGAAATTTAACTACTTTATTGCGGACTAGAATTTTGCAAGCAACTCGAATGAATCGAGGTTCGCAGGAAGTTATTTCGACCATTCTTAAATATAGTTTAATTTCAATTGGCACTATTGTTTTATTACAAATTTGGGGATTAAATTTAAGTTCTTTAGCTTTAATTGGTAGTGCTTTAGGTGTGGGTATTGGTTTTGGTTTTCAAGAAATTGCCAAAAACTTTGCCAGTGGATTAGTTTTATTATTTGAAAGATCTGTTCAAGTAGGAGATTTTATTCAAGTCGGACAACATTTAGGAACTGTAGAAAGAATAGGAGCAAGAAGTATTGTTTTAAAGACTTTAGACAAAATTTCTATCATTGTGCCTAATTCACGTTTGTTAGCAGATGAAGTAACTAATTGGAGTCATGATAATCCAGCTTCTAGATTACATTTACCTGTAGGAGTTGCCTACGGTTCGGATGTTGAAAAAGTCAAAACTGCTTTGTTGAGAGTAGCAGAAGAACATCCTGAAGTATTGCGTTATCCCCAACCTCAAGTTTTTTTTAATAGTTTTGGAGAAAGTTGGTTAGACTTTGAGTTGTTGGTTTGGACTTCCGATCCTAGTCGTCAAGTTCGACTTAAAAGTGATCTTTATTTTCAAATTGAAAAGATTTTTAAACAGCAGGAAATTAAAATACCTTTTCCTCAAAGAGATTTGCATTTACAAAATGCTAATTTACCCATAACTCTTTCTCCTCAATTAGAGAATTATTTATTACACTTTTTAAAAAGTTTCGCATCTCAACAATCTCGAAATGGCAAAAGATAA